TGCAAAATTATGGATTACGGAAAGTACAAGTATGAGCAAAAGAAGAAGGCTCAGGTTTCTAAAAAGAACCAAGTGACTATCGATGTAAAAGAAATCCAGTTGAGACCAAGAACTGAAACGAACGATCTAGAAACAAAGCTTAGACACGCTAAGAGATTCCTAGAAGACGGCGATAAAGTGAAGTTCAATCTTCGTTATAAAGGTAGAGAAATGGTCCACCAAGAGCTTGGAAAAGCCCTTATGGATAAAGTAGTTGAGCAGCTTAAGGGCGTTGGAATTGTGGAAACGGCTCCAAAAATGGAAGGAAAGCAGTTCTTCTGCCTAATGCAGCCAGATCCAGTTCATTTAAAAGAAGTCCAAAAGAAAAAGAAGCAAGCCGCGGCCCAGGCAGCAGCAGCGACTAAAAAGACGGACGATAAAGAATCATAGCCTCATCCAGTGCTTCCTAAGGGAAGCACTAATGCCTAAAAACCTCTTTTAGGGATTAAAAATAACTTGTTTAGTCATCAACTCTAAGGTTATAACCTTTACCTCAAGTCCAAAATACTTGTACTACGAACTTTTATACGGCTCAAAAGTAGGATTCAAT
This DNA window, taken from Bdellovibrionota bacterium, encodes the following:
- the infC gene encoding translation initiation factor IF-3, whose protein sequence is MNNNNNSYRPPIARPPRKEGNFGPKRDAKKDGFKMNFEINAAQVRVIDDEGGMLGVMTPKEAVAMAQARGLDLIEVAPNATPPTCKIMDYGKYKYEQKKKAQVSKKNQVTIDVKEIQLRPRTETNDLETKLRHAKRFLEDGDKVKFNLRYKGREMVHQELGKALMDKVVEQLKGVGIVETAPKMEGKQFFCLMQPDPVHLKEVQKKKKQAAAQAAAATKKTDDKES